DNA sequence from the Rattus rattus isolate New Zealand chromosome 2, Rrattus_CSIRO_v1, whole genome shotgun sequence genome:
CTTCACCTCTGTGGGCCATGCAGGAAATCTGGTTCAAGGGAACTGTGAAATGGGTACCCAAGCCAAAGGGGGCATAAGTGGTCAATGTCACCTGCTGCCCTCCTGCAAGGAGCATGACTGACCGCACAGATCGGAGCGAGTAGAGGAGACCAGCACCAGGGACCAAGGCTCCTGCAGGAAAGCCAAGTGGGGTAAAAGGTTATAAAGATCCTCCTTACAGCTGAGTCAAATTATTGTAATGGAAATAACAGTTTTGAGCAATTATACGCTAAAACTTTTGTGTTCCTaagcccttttttcttttttaaagggagGATGACAAGGCAGTGGTGCCGCACTCCATCACTAAggggggcagaagcaggcgggtctctgagccagcctgacctactgaatgagttccagggcagccagagctacccagaaaaatcataaaagacaAGGTCCATTATTCCATGCTGGCTACAAGCTTGCTAAATATTCAATAACTTTTAATTTGTTATCTTCTACTGTCCAAATGCGGTGTTGGGGGCTAAACCCTAGGCCTCATGCATACTAGGCATGCACTCTTAGAAACCAAACCGAGCCATGTCACCAACCTATCGGCATTTTTTATACTGTTAAGGGGAGAAAAATGCGTCTGTGGCCTCAAAAGCCTGCTCATGGCCAGTGTGAGGGGCAGACCTTGGCCTGCGGTTTGCAGAGTGGGGGTGCAAGGCATTCAGAGACTgttacaccacaccacacccatacCGGGTGGTCCCACCTACTTTTTTGGAAACCCCTTTTTGCTGAGTGAGCGTTGTGCACACGGCCCCACAGCAATGTGCTTACCCATCATGCCGCAACCAACAGCTAACCCGTATCGCCAGAGTGCGGAGCGCAGGTCCAGGGAGCCCCGGTTGGGAGCCTCCGCGGGTACTCGAATCAGAGGTCTGGGCAAGGCTGCAACAGCCAGGGAAGTCCAGAAGA
Encoded proteins:
- the Tmem223 gene encoding transmembrane protein 223 codes for the protein MAATLLPRSVSQLLSMLRSGNVHRSLQSGVPRDVLLFQHERSRFFAILGLFCAGQSIFWTSLAVAALPRPLIRVPAEAPNRGSLDLRSALWRYGLAVGCGMMGALVPGAGLLYSLRSVRSVMLLAGGQQVTLTTYAPFGLGTHFTVPLNQISCMAHRGEVPAMLPLKVKGRRFYFLLDKAGHFPNTLLFDNTVGTYRSL